Proteins found in one Nitrosopumilus maritimus SCM1 genomic segment:
- a CDS encoding NAD(P)H-hydrate dehydratase, whose product MARKTLTTALVKKFIPSRKSKSRKGENGIVLVVGGSYIYHGAPILSSIAALRSGTDLVYTSVPKINVASTRSVSPNLIVIPLVDQKLTRGAVNKLLGALPRKLDSATIGMGLAIQEKNALLHLVKSLLDRDVRLSLDASALIPEVLPLLANKNVVVTPHAGEFKRLFGQVPSNSKNERIKLVEEKAKEFGITVLLKGSTDIISNGSTTYLYEKKIPAMTVGGTGDVLSGLVAGLLSKNRKPLESAAAAAFINGLAGKVVQKKLGLHMTSMDLLPEISTVMKPFDKIM is encoded by the coding sequence TTGGCACGAAAAACACTAACTACTGCACTTGTGAAAAAATTCATTCCATCTAGAAAATCAAAATCCCGCAAAGGTGAGAACGGTATTGTTCTAGTTGTTGGTGGAAGTTACATTTACCACGGTGCCCCCATACTGTCTTCGATTGCTGCATTACGTTCTGGCACTGATTTAGTTTACACATCTGTTCCAAAAATCAATGTTGCATCTACTCGCTCTGTTTCTCCTAATCTGATTGTAATCCCCCTAGTTGATCAAAAATTAACTCGTGGTGCTGTAAACAAACTCTTAGGTGCATTGCCACGAAAACTTGATTCTGCAACAATTGGAATGGGTCTTGCAATTCAAGAAAAAAATGCACTTTTGCATCTTGTAAAATCTCTTTTGGATAGAGATGTACGATTATCCCTTGATGCAAGTGCGCTGATTCCAGAAGTTTTGCCGTTGTTAGCAAACAAGAATGTAGTCGTTACTCCTCATGCTGGTGAATTTAAGAGATTATTTGGGCAAGTTCCTTCCAATTCTAAAAATGAGAGAATCAAACTAGTAGAGGAAAAAGCAAAAGAGTTTGGAATTACAGTTTTGCTTAAGGGCTCAACTGATATTATCTCTAATGGAAGTACCACCTATCTTTATGAGAAAAAAATTCCTGCAATGACTGTTGGTGGAACTGGTGATGTACTATCTGGATTGGTTGCAGGGCTTTTATCTAAAAACAGAAAACCATTAGAATCTGCTGCTGCTGCTGCATTCATTAACGGATTAGCAGGAAAAGTAGTTCAAAAGAAATTAGGACTACATATGACTTCGATGGACCTCCTACCTGAGATTTCAACTGTCATGAAGCCCTTTGATAAAATAATGTGA
- a CDS encoding DoxX family protein: MTTAEIKGSILNDVVFMGLRSAIGVIFILHGMMKFNPGFANALPNMGLPPEMQIPIALAEVVPGILLIIGVLSRFSGALLSIVMIGAIFHIKGAQSMTGDGGVEFDVILLAASLVIMIAGPGRISLAQAIKKIPRCIH; the protein is encoded by the coding sequence ATGACTACAGCAGAGATTAAAGGAAGCATCCTCAACGATGTAGTCTTTATGGGCTTAAGATCTGCAATCGGAGTAATTTTCATACTTCATGGAATGATGAAATTTAATCCAGGCTTTGCAAATGCTTTGCCAAACATGGGTTTACCTCCAGAGATGCAAATTCCAATTGCACTTGCAGAAGTTGTACCAGGTATTTTGTTAATAATTGGAGTTCTCAGTAGATTTTCAGGAGCATTGCTTTCAATTGTTATGATAGGTGCAATATTTCACATCAAAGGAGCACAAAGCATGACAGGGGATGGAGGAGTAGAATTTGATGTTATTTTGCTTGCAGCATCTCTAGTAATTATGATTGCAGGGCCAGGAAGAATATCGCTAGCACAAGCAATTAAAAAAATTCCTAGATGTATTCACTAG
- a CDS encoding homoserine dehydrogenase: MRIILCGFGVVGQSLVKLFESRAEDLYAKYGLKPRVVGVFDSKGSAMDSSGLELNKLIEVKKKFGTVKNYADTKNTMSGIDMLKNVEADVLIETTASNYKDAEPGMTHIITAMKKGMHVISVNKGPLALAFPSLMELATYNRVMFKFSGTVGGGTPILDYAKNSLSGERITSFAGILNGTTNYILTNMATGVSYEDALKDAQDKGYVEADEALDLDGLDAAAKLVILANWIMGMKVTMPDINCTGIRKVTTEDIKKAEKNNCAVKLIASCNKELIVAPKEIPNDDPLCVNGTLNAIAFTSEHSGTQTIIGRGAGGMETASSILRDLLDIRQEIART, encoded by the coding sequence TTGAGAATAATATTATGTGGATTTGGCGTTGTTGGCCAAAGTTTAGTAAAATTATTTGAATCCAGAGCAGAAGACCTGTATGCAAAGTATGGACTCAAACCTAGAGTAGTGGGAGTGTTTGACAGTAAAGGGAGTGCAATGGATTCTTCAGGATTAGAGTTAAACAAACTCATCGAAGTTAAGAAAAAATTTGGAACTGTAAAAAATTACGCTGATACAAAAAATACAATGTCAGGTATTGACATGCTCAAAAATGTAGAGGCAGATGTGCTCATTGAAACTACTGCAAGCAACTACAAAGATGCTGAACCTGGAATGACACACATTATCACTGCAATGAAAAAAGGAATGCATGTAATATCAGTAAACAAAGGACCTCTGGCACTAGCATTTCCATCATTAATGGAGCTTGCAACATACAATCGAGTCATGTTCAAATTTAGTGGAACCGTAGGTGGGGGAACACCAATTCTAGATTATGCAAAAAACAGTCTTAGTGGCGAAAGAATCACATCATTTGCAGGCATTCTAAATGGAACTACAAACTATATCCTAACAAACATGGCAACAGGAGTTTCATATGAAGATGCACTAAAAGATGCCCAAGACAAGGGCTACGTAGAGGCAGATGAAGCATTAGATTTAGACGGACTTGACGCTGCAGCCAAATTAGTGATTCTTGCAAATTGGATTATGGGAATGAAAGTTACAATGCCAGACATTAATTGTACTGGAATTCGCAAAGTAACCACAGAAGATATCAAAAAAGCAGAGAAAAACAATTGTGCAGTAAAACTGATTGCATCATGCAATAAAGAATTGATAGTTGCTCCAAAAGAAATTCCAAATGATGATCCATTATGTGTAAATGGTACACTTAATGCAATTGCATTTACATCAGAGCATTCAGGCACACAGACAATTATTGGACGTGGTGCAGGAGGCATGGAGACTGCAAGTTCCATACTAAGAGATTTGCTAGACATTAGACAAGAGATTGCCAGAACTTGA
- a CDS encoding M20/M25/M40 family metallo-hydrolase translates to MNPLKHVDDHMEDLISDLQTLIRQPSVSAKNEGIEECAKLVQKLLKKSGVKSEILRLKKGVAPIVYGEVKSKQNPNKTLMFYNHYDVQPAEPFDLWDSPPFSGTRKGNKIFGRGATDDKGELITRIKAVDACLKATGDVPCNIKFVIEGEEETGSANIEDYLKKYKKKFSCDGVIWEFGYVDAKNRPIIGLGMKGLLFVELSVKESTRDAHSSLAVLIKNPAWRLIEAVHSLRDSNGKILIKDWYKEVTPLSKQDLKLIQSEPFDENDFKKEFGIKSFVGNKKGLDAKKALVGGATCNIAGFVSGYTGDGAKTVLPSESLVKIDFRLVPKMDPKKQVMRLKRHLKSKGFSDIGIKVFHGEAAARTNSSNPFVSQVKDAADKSFGTSILNVSNAGTGPMYPFVEILKAPCIAIGSTYMFSRIHSPNEFARVDLLKKMTKCACLIMDNFGKS, encoded by the coding sequence ATGAATCCTCTAAAACATGTTGATGATCACATGGAAGATTTGATTTCAGATCTTCAGACATTAATCAGACAGCCTAGTGTTTCTGCAAAAAACGAAGGAATTGAAGAATGTGCAAAACTAGTTCAAAAATTATTAAAAAAATCTGGTGTAAAATCTGAAATTTTGAGATTGAAAAAAGGAGTTGCTCCTATTGTGTATGGAGAAGTAAAATCAAAACAAAACCCAAACAAGACTCTGATGTTTTACAATCATTATGACGTTCAACCTGCAGAACCCTTTGATTTGTGGGATTCTCCACCATTTAGTGGAACTAGAAAGGGAAACAAAATCTTTGGACGCGGTGCCACTGATGACAAAGGTGAACTAATTACCCGAATCAAAGCAGTTGATGCTTGTCTAAAAGCAACTGGTGATGTTCCATGTAACATAAAATTTGTAATTGAAGGTGAAGAGGAAACTGGTAGTGCGAACATTGAAGACTATCTAAAAAAATACAAAAAGAAATTTTCCTGTGATGGTGTTATCTGGGAGTTTGGTTATGTTGATGCAAAAAATCGGCCTATCATTGGACTTGGAATGAAAGGATTGCTTTTTGTTGAATTGTCTGTTAAAGAGTCTACTCGAGATGCTCACTCTAGTTTAGCAGTATTGATCAAAAACCCTGCTTGGAGATTAATTGAAGCAGTTCATTCTCTACGTGACTCTAATGGAAAAATTCTGATTAAAGATTGGTACAAAGAGGTAACTCCACTATCAAAACAAGATTTGAAATTGATTCAAAGTGAACCATTTGATGAAAATGATTTCAAAAAAGAATTTGGCATCAAATCTTTTGTTGGAAACAAAAAAGGACTTGATGCAAAAAAGGCTCTAGTTGGAGGGGCTACTTGTAATATTGCAGGATTTGTGTCTGGCTATACGGGAGATGGAGCTAAAACTGTACTTCCCTCAGAATCTCTTGTAAAAATTGATTTTAGATTGGTTCCTAAAATGGACCCAAAAAAACAAGTTATGCGTTTGAAAAGACACCTAAAATCAAAAGGATTCTCTGATATTGGCATCAAAGTTTTTCATGGTGAAGCCGCCGCTAGAACAAATTCTTCAAATCCATTTGTTTCTCAAGTAAAAGATGCAGCTGACAAATCCTTTGGAACATCAATTCTCAATGTTTCTAATGCTGGTACTGGTCCAATGTATCCATTTGTAGAAATTCTAAAAGCCCCCTGTATTGCAATTGGAAGCACCTACATGTTCTCAAGAATTCACTCTCCAAATGAATTTGCACGTGTTGATTTGCTCAAGAAAATGACAAAATGTGCATGTCTAATAATGGATAATTTTGGAAAATCCTAG
- a CDS encoding proteasome subunit beta, protein MSMYMPGATAVGITFDGGVVFASEKRIAFGNFLVSKTTKKTFPITPKVGATCAGLVADMQILSLQIAALAKIRKMELKRDVPPNTVAKMMSNMMYERRYFPLLTQVIVGGVVDKPIMYTLDPLGSVLPDEYAAVGTGAEMALGVLDPQFKPNMTKDEAIDLAKRAVRAASLRDSASGDGVDVLVITKDGTEEFTEEIK, encoded by the coding sequence ATGTCAATGTATATGCCAGGAGCAACTGCTGTTGGAATTACTTTTGACGGTGGCGTAGTTTTTGCTAGCGAAAAAAGGATCGCATTTGGAAACTTTCTTGTAAGTAAAACCACAAAAAAGACATTTCCTATCACTCCTAAAGTTGGAGCCACATGTGCTGGTCTTGTAGCTGATATGCAAATTTTATCCCTACAAATTGCAGCCCTTGCTAAAATTAGAAAAATGGAACTCAAAAGAGACGTTCCTCCAAATACTGTTGCCAAAATGATGTCAAATATGATGTATGAGCGAAGATATTTCCCATTATTGACTCAGGTAATTGTTGGTGGTGTTGTCGATAAACCAATTATGTATACTTTGGACCCATTAGGTTCTGTATTGCCAGATGAATATGCTGCAGTTGGCACTGGTGCTGAAATGGCATTAGGTGTACTTGATCCTCAATTCAAACCAAACATGACTAAAGATGAGGCAATTGATTTAGCAAAACGTGCAGTACGTGCAGCATCACTTAGAGATTCTGCAAGTGGTGATGGTGTAGATGTTCTTGTCATTACCAAAGACGGTACTGAAGAATTTACCGAAGAAATCAAATAG
- the acs gene encoding acetate--CoA ligase yields the protein MSDTYNIGLGNNDTDTRIKADSDFVSFWNDQAKNLTWFSPWNETLDWQPPFAKWFVGGTINASHNALDVHQDSKSEKPAILWEGENGDSRILTYGQILTEVQKFSNILKSLGVEKGDRVTLYLPMIPELPIAMLACARIGATHTVIFSGFSATSIRDRVDDSKSKVIVTADGGYRRGKIVKLKEVVDEAIEDFDFVKNVVVVERTKNEIPMTCKDKLWNDLMNDASDNCPAEKLDSAHPLYILYTSGTTGKPKGVLHGTGGYLTHLYSTFKWAFDIKDSDVFFCTADIGWVTGHSYVVYAPLLHGATEIMYEGAPDFPDASRMWDILQKYKATIFYTTPTALRMFMKFGDDIPNSFDLSTLRLLGTVGEPINPEVWRWYFKTIGKEKCPIIDTWWQTETGGMLISPLPGLETIPLKPGSGTLPIPGVNITVVDENGKDVEPNTKGYLVVKNPWPGMLLTLWGDDEKYKTVYWSKYENCYYPGDYALKDADGYLWLLGRADDVLKVAGHRIGTAELESCIVSHDDVAESAACGIPDEVKGEVIIAFVVLKEGINTETKVLEKELVEKIRTDIGAIATPKQIYFVSKLPKTRSGKIMRRLLKAIGNNEKIGDVSTLEDGAAVIEVQTAFDEIQKSIKESN from the coding sequence ATGTCTGATACCTACAATATTGGGCTTGGAAATAATGACACTGACACTAGAATAAAGGCTGATTCAGATTTTGTTTCATTTTGGAATGATCAGGCAAAAAACCTAACTTGGTTTTCTCCTTGGAATGAGACTTTGGATTGGCAGCCACCCTTTGCAAAATGGTTTGTTGGAGGCACGATTAATGCTTCTCATAATGCATTAGATGTACACCAGGACTCAAAATCTGAAAAACCTGCTATCCTATGGGAGGGTGAGAATGGTGACTCTAGAATTCTCACATATGGCCAGATACTCACTGAGGTCCAAAAATTCTCAAATATTCTCAAATCTCTTGGTGTGGAAAAAGGTGATCGTGTTACTTTGTATCTTCCAATGATTCCTGAATTGCCAATTGCAATGCTTGCGTGTGCTAGAATTGGCGCAACTCATACTGTTATCTTTTCAGGATTTAGTGCAACATCAATTAGAGATAGAGTTGATGATTCAAAATCCAAAGTTATAGTTACTGCTGATGGTGGTTATCGTCGTGGAAAAATTGTAAAACTAAAAGAAGTAGTTGATGAGGCAATTGAAGACTTTGATTTTGTAAAAAATGTTGTTGTTGTAGAGAGAACCAAAAATGAAATTCCAATGACTTGTAAAGATAAACTTTGGAATGATTTAATGAATGATGCATCTGATAATTGCCCTGCAGAAAAATTAGACAGTGCACACCCACTTTACATTTTGTATACTTCTGGAACAACTGGAAAACCAAAAGGTGTTTTACATGGTACTGGCGGATACTTGACTCATCTTTATTCTACTTTCAAATGGGCATTTGACATTAAAGATTCTGATGTGTTTTTTTGTACTGCTGATATTGGGTGGGTAACTGGACACAGCTATGTTGTTTATGCACCATTACTACATGGCGCAACTGAAATTATGTATGAAGGCGCACCTGATTTTCCTGACGCATCAAGGATGTGGGATATTTTACAAAAATACAAAGCCACAATTTTCTACACCACCCCAACTGCTCTTAGAATGTTTATGAAGTTTGGAGACGACATTCCAAATTCCTTTGATCTTTCTACATTACGATTGCTTGGAACAGTTGGCGAACCAATCAATCCTGAAGTTTGGAGATGGTATTTCAAAACCATTGGTAAAGAAAAATGTCCAATCATTGATACTTGGTGGCAAACTGAAACGGGAGGAATGTTGATTTCCCCACTTCCTGGCCTTGAAACAATTCCTCTCAAACCTGGCTCTGGAACTCTTCCAATACCTGGTGTGAATATCACTGTTGTAGATGAAAATGGCAAAGATGTTGAGCCTAATACCAAGGGATATCTTGTTGTCAAGAACCCTTGGCCTGGAATGCTTTTGACATTGTGGGGTGATGATGAAAAATACAAGACAGTATACTGGTCAAAATACGAAAATTGCTACTATCCTGGTGATTACGCACTAAAGGATGCAGATGGATATCTTTGGTTACTTGGACGTGCTGATGATGTTCTAAAAGTTGCAGGTCATAGAATTGGAACTGCAGAACTTGAAAGTTGCATTGTCTCGCATGATGATGTTGCTGAGTCTGCTGCATGTGGTATTCCTGATGAAGTAAAAGGTGAAGTAATTATTGCATTTGTTGTACTAAAAGAAGGCATTAACACTGAAACCAAAGTTTTAGAAAAAGAACTTGTTGAAAAAATAAGAACCGATATTGGTGCTATTGCTACTCCAAAACAAATCTACTTTGTATCTAAATTGCCAAAGACAAGAAGTGGAAAGATTATGCGTCGATTACTAAAAGCAATTGGAAATAATGAAAAGATTGGTGATGTTAGTACTCTGGAAGATGGCGCTGCTGTTATTGAAGTTCA
- a CDS encoding FAD-dependent thymidylate synthase — protein MSEFSVKEKKILSDHFSNTDGNVFAIITPQQVDRGALMSRYSRTDKSMRRIFLDEFLNNKNRGEEFYNRVLLEYGDDSVAELGEAQIAIEGLSNIAVKKIEDRRIGLSYLEKSSRYVAWNKKENGKYRFYRDPEIMKSKFADMYEDTCNFSFDVYSKNIEPMINYVREKYPIEKYNFKDSRDGKEKSFSKLKNESDIKSANMIYRGSTKAKALDILRGLLPASTLTNVGITGNGRAFEYLLTVLGSSELKEEQDLASKIKKELDKIIKSFVRRADDKHGKAFQKYLRDVKNKSKTISSKQIKSNPKKGTRTKLVDYESEKTAIDKIITSIMYEQSPSTSYQDILQQVKKMSMQNKAKIIDEFAKLRTNRRHRPSRAFENIYYTFDLYNNFGMFRDFHRHRALTLERQLLTTDHGYNIPNEIKILGIEKDFKDCMNKTKETFDEIRKKYPEQGQYVVNFAYNYPYFMKFNLREACHLIELRTVPQGHVDYRRVAQQMFQQINKVHPNLSKIMKFVDMKEYDLERFESEKRTEEKRKKLK, from the coding sequence TTGTCAGAATTTTCAGTTAAAGAAAAAAAGATTCTATCAGATCATTTTTCAAATACTGATGGCAATGTGTTTGCCATAATAACACCACAACAAGTTGATCGTGGTGCATTGATGTCAAGATACAGTAGAACAGACAAAAGTATGAGACGAATTTTTCTTGACGAATTTCTAAATAACAAAAACAGAGGAGAGGAATTTTACAACAGAGTACTTTTAGAATATGGAGATGATTCAGTTGCAGAACTTGGAGAAGCTCAAATTGCAATTGAAGGATTGTCAAACATTGCAGTAAAAAAAATCGAAGATAGAAGAATTGGGTTATCATATTTAGAAAAATCATCAAGATATGTTGCATGGAATAAAAAAGAAAATGGAAAATACAGATTTTATAGAGATCCAGAAATCATGAAATCAAAATTTGCAGACATGTATGAAGATACATGTAATTTTTCATTTGATGTTTATTCAAAAAACATTGAACCAATGATAAATTATGTTAGAGAAAAATATCCAATTGAAAAATATAATTTTAAAGATTCTAGAGATGGAAAAGAAAAATCATTTTCTAAATTGAAAAATGAAAGTGACATAAAATCTGCAAATATGATTTACAGGGGTTCTACTAAAGCTAAAGCATTAGATATTTTGAGAGGATTGCTACCTGCATCAACTTTGACAAATGTTGGAATTACAGGCAATGGACGTGCGTTTGAATATCTACTAACGGTTTTAGGCTCATCAGAGCTCAAAGAAGAGCAAGATTTAGCCTCAAAAATCAAGAAAGAGCTCGATAAAATCATCAAATCGTTTGTTCGAAGAGCAGATGACAAACATGGAAAAGCATTTCAAAAATATCTCAGAGATGTAAAAAATAAATCAAAAACAATTTCTTCAAAACAGATTAAATCAAATCCAAAAAAAGGAACAAGGACAAAGTTAGTAGATTACGAATCAGAGAAAACTGCAATTGATAAAATAATTACCAGTATAATGTATGAACAATCACCAAGTACATCATATCAAGACATTTTACAGCAAGTCAAAAAAATGTCAATGCAAAATAAAGCAAAAATTATTGACGAGTTTGCAAAACTTCGAACAAATAGAAGGCACAGACCATCACGAGCATTTGAGAATATCTATTACACATTTGATTTGTACAATAATTTTGGAATGTTCAGAGATTTTCACAGACATAGAGCATTAACGTTAGAAAGACAACTACTTACAACAGATCATGGATACAACATACCTAATGAAATAAAGATTCTTGGGATTGAAAAGGACTTTAAAGATTGTATGAACAAAACAAAAGAAACATTTGATGAAATTAGAAAAAAATATCCAGAGCAAGGACAATATGTAGTAAATTTTGCATACAATTATCCTTACTTTATGAAATTTAATTTAAGAGAAGCATGTCATTTAATTGAATTAAGAACAGTTCCTCAAGGTCATGTAGACTATAGAAGAGTTGCACAACAAATGTTCCAACAAATTAACAAGGTTCATCCAAATTTGAGTAAAATTATGAAGTTTGTAGATATGAAAGAGTATGATTTAGAGAGATTTGAATCAGAGAAAAGAACTGAAGAAAAAAGAAAGAAGCTAAAATAG
- a CDS encoding PUA domain-containing protein, producing the protein MKSNLISKSETSALLKTVSEEWGIEFPKIKNLKVHQILDDAQIITGKGIKILKINDDYLPFLSETETLEKFPSVTVDMGAVKFMCKGANLMRPGIRSFTEFEKDKLVCIVEESQHKFLAVGKSVVSSEEVEKMDKGEVLKNLHYISDKFWETGKTIYD; encoded by the coding sequence TTGAAATCAAATCTAATTTCAAAGAGTGAGACATCTGCACTCTTAAAGACAGTTTCAGAAGAATGGGGAATTGAATTTCCCAAAATCAAAAATCTCAAAGTACATCAAATTTTAGATGATGCACAAATCATAACTGGAAAAGGTATCAAGATTCTAAAAATCAACGATGATTATTTACCATTTTTATCAGAAACAGAGACTCTGGAAAAATTTCCTAGTGTTACAGTAGACATGGGTGCAGTCAAATTCATGTGCAAAGGTGCAAACTTGATGAGACCAGGGATTAGATCATTTACAGAATTTGAAAAAGATAAGCTAGTTTGTATTGTTGAAGAATCCCAACACAAATTTTTGGCAGTAGGAAAATCAGTTGTTTCAAGTGAAGAAGTAGAAAAAATGGACAAGGGCGAAGTTTTGAAAAATCTACATTACATTTCAGATAAATTCTGGGAAACTGGAAAAACGATTTACGATTAA
- a CDS encoding CdvA-like protein: MTQDDIEIIGKNVKDMYGTFMGKVAGTITDIDGSIQSVGVDCGSQGLQQIQYEQLVVQGDVVIFIPKWRLDSQRLIREKQLTLRRLKALIDIVSENDDMKEDAEIIHEKYKSKLVSLDETESEIKAKLEARLTELDEQMKSAKMLSFDAKVQFKSNEISEETFETVKSCTTEVIEHVTHEVSEIENVKSRIADLGLEVQEITAPPTPDIQESAVSYLETNEPQQVVQTSLPEAPTEPVTTPSEPIEVSAAPMPEPPTESEVTFAFPEPPQQVTPETPKDDNDNDWLARMEAQ, from the coding sequence ATGACCCAAGACGATATCGAGATAATCGGTAAAAACGTCAAAGACATGTACGGAACATTCATGGGTAAAGTCGCAGGAACAATAACTGACATTGACGGAAGTATTCAATCCGTTGGCGTTGACTGCGGTTCTCAAGGATTACAGCAAATCCAATATGAGCAACTAGTAGTTCAAGGCGATGTAGTTATTTTCATTCCAAAATGGAGACTCGACTCTCAAAGACTCATTCGTGAAAAACAACTAACTCTACGTCGTCTAAAGGCCTTGATTGATATTGTTTCAGAAAATGATGACATGAAAGAAGATGCAGAAATAATTCATGAAAAATACAAGTCAAAACTTGTATCATTAGATGAGACAGAAAGTGAAATCAAAGCCAAACTTGAGGCAAGATTGACTGAGCTAGATGAACAAATGAAGTCTGCAAAAATGTTATCATTTGATGCAAAAGTACAATTCAAGAGCAATGAAATCTCTGAAGAAACATTTGAAACCGTGAAATCATGCACAACTGAGGTAATTGAGCATGTTACTCACGAAGTATCAGAAATTGAAAATGTTAAGAGTAGAATTGCAGACTTGGGATTGGAAGTACAAGAGATAACAGCCCCTCCTACACCAGACATCCAAGAATCAGCCGTTTCATATCTGGAGACAAATGAACCACAACAAGTAGTTCAAACAAGTCTTCCGGAAGCACCAACAGAACCCGTTACAACACCTTCAGAACCAATTGAGGTAAGTGCAGCCCCTATGCCAGAACCTCCAACAGAATCTGAAGTAACATTTGCATTTCCAGAACCACCTCAACAGGTGACACCAGAGACTCCAAAAGACGACAACGATAATGATTGGCTTGCTAGAATGGAAGCACAATAA
- the msrB gene encoding peptide-methionine (R)-S-oxide reductase MsrB — MSEKIRKTPEEWKDQLTPDQYEICINHGTEPPFSGKYNNTKLEGKFKCTCCGEELFSSDAKFDSGSGWPSFWEPLSEDKIEYISDTSYGMVRTEVNCNKCGAHLGHVFDDGPKPTNQRYCINSISLQHEKDEESQ; from the coding sequence ATGTCAGAAAAAATTAGAAAAACCCCTGAGGAATGGAAGGATCAACTAACACCGGATCAATACGAAATTTGCATAAATCATGGAACCGAACCGCCATTTTCTGGCAAATACAACAATACAAAACTGGAAGGGAAGTTCAAATGCACTTGTTGCGGAGAAGAATTATTCTCATCAGACGCAAAATTTGATTCAGGTTCAGGATGGCCAAGTTTTTGGGAACCACTTTCAGAAGACAAGATAGAGTACATATCTGACACATCATATGGAATGGTAAGAACCGAAGTTAACTGCAACAAGTGTGGAGCACATTTGGGACATGTTTTTGATGATGGTCCCAAGCCTACAAACCAGAGATATTGTATCAATTCAATTTCATTACAACATGAAAAAGATGAAGAAAGTCAATAA